The Puniceicoccales bacterium genome contains the following window.
GTGTTAGAATTTTTCAATGGTTCTACACCTCCCTCATTGCCTATTCCAGCCATACACGTATTTTATAAATTAATCGGTCTAAGACAATCAAAACATTATTCTGGGCAATAAATATGGATTAGGATCAATCAGACCGAAATGCATGGTCTAGCGAGGCAACTACCTAGCTATAATTTCCATTCAATAAAAAGACTTATGGAAGACCAAGGTCGCTTTGATATAAGAGATGGCTGGGCCTAGTTCCAGGACCAGTGGCTGGCATTTGTTGATGATTATTCCTTTTTTATTGCCATTAGGGTGATATTTTGGTAAAATACACTACTGTGTGGGGGTTTTATAAAGTCAGAGCCATGACCCTGATGGAAATCCTGGTTGCTATTGCCCTGGTAGCTGTATTAGCTACGGTAAGCATCAATAATTTTATTGGTGTTCTCAACAAAAGCAAGGAGAACCTGGCAAAATCCTTTCTTAAAGGCCACATGCGGTCCACCATAATTAGAGAATGGAGATTTAATGAATCAAAGTTTGTCAACGGAGAGGTCATCGATGAAAAGTCTCTCAAAAACCAAAAAGCAGATAATAGTGCCGTTAGAATCGCAGCCAGTTTTGCCGAATATCCAAAGGATCCCTGGGGTAATCCATTGAAAATTACCTGTGACAGCAGTAAGAATACCGTACTTGTCGAGCCGAACCTAGATGCAAATAAAAAGAATAGTCCATGCATCAGTGGCAAATATAAATTTACTGCCGATGGTAGGGTAAGTCTCGAAATAGAAGAAAAAAATATCAAAAATAAAGGGCCTTAATTAACTAAAGATAAAAATTTTTTCGTTTTTTCTTGCCAGAATGCAATTTACAGCCTAATTCCTTTGGCAAATGAAAGTTAAAGGAGTGAAAAATCTATGGCTGTAGTATTAAGAAATAGGAATCAGGCTATGACTATGATGGAAATATTGATCGTTATCGCCTTGATAGCCGTGTTGGCTGCATTGGGGATCACCAATCTTGGCGGCATTCTCGGCAGAAGCAAAGAGAGTCTGGCCAAATCCTTCCTGGATGGCCCAATGCTGGCCGC
Protein-coding sequences here:
- a CDS encoding type II secretion system GspH family protein encodes the protein MAVVLRNRNQAMTMMEILIVIALIAVLAALGITNLGGILGRSKESLAKSFLDGPMLAA
- a CDS encoding type II secretion system GspH family protein, which gives rise to MWGFYKVRAMTLMEILVAIALVAVLATVSINNFIGVLNKSKENLAKSFLKGHMRSTIIREWRFNESKFVNGEVIDEKSLKNQKADNSAVRIAASFAEYPKDPWGNPLKITCDSSKNTVLVEPNLDANKKNSPCISGKYKFTADGRVSLEIEEKNIKNKGP